A portion of the Tamandua tetradactyla isolate mTamTet1 chromosome 16, mTamTet1.pri, whole genome shotgun sequence genome contains these proteins:
- the ARHGAP33 gene encoding rho GTPase-activating protein 33 translates to MVARSTDSLDGPGEGSVQPMPPTGGPSVKGKPGKRLLAPRGPFPRLADCAHFHYENVDFGHIQLLLSPEREGPSLSGENELVFGVQVTCQGRSWPVLRSYDDFRSLDAHLHRCIFDRRFSCLPELPPPPEGARAAQMLVPLLLQYLETLSGLVDSNLNCGPVLTWMELDNHGRRLLLSEEASLNIPAVAAAHVVKRYTAQAPDELSFEVGDIVSVIDMPPTEDRSWWRGKRGFQVGFFPSECVELFTERPGPGLKADSDGPPCGLPAPQGISSLTSAVPRPRGKLAGLLRTFMRSRPSWQRLRQRGILRQRVFGCDLGEHLSNSGQDVPQVLRCCSEFIEAHGVVDGIYRLSGVSSNIQRLRHEFDSERLPELSGPAFLQDIHSVSSLCKLYFRELPNPLLTYQLYGKFSEAMSAPGEEERLVRVHDVIQQLPPPHYRTLEYLLRHLARMARHSANTSMHARNLAIVWAPNLLRSMELESVGLGGAAAFREVRVQSVVVEFLLTHVDVLFSDTFASAGLDPAGRCLLPRPKSLAGSGPSTRLLTLEEAQARTQVRLGTPTEPTTSKAPVSPVERRKRERSEKQRKLGGSSWKTFFALGRGPSASRKKPLPWLGGSRAPPQPSGSRTDAVTLRSAKSEESLSSQASGAGLQRLHRLRRPHSSSDAFPVGPAPAGSCESLSSTSSSSSSSSSSASSSESSAAELGAPSGSPSHRTSAWLDDGDELDFSPPRCLEGLRGLDFDPLTFCCSSPTPGDPAPPASPAPPAPASAFPPKATPQALSPRGPASPASSIVLDISEPLAVSVPPAVLELLGAGGTPASVTPSPPLPSAISPGPGLRPHFIPLLLRGAETQLSDTCQREISSKLSLPGPRGLQDRHDSGMDSPLLPPPLSLLRPGGAPPPPPKNPARLMALALAERAQQVAQQQGQQEHGGTPPVPLSPFRHSLSLEVGGEPPGTSGSGPPPQSLAPQGAWTPGPPPYLPRHQSDGSLVRNQRPMGAARRGLRTPTQVGTQQLRVAGGCRDAPGTVAQPPCSVPLQGPTPSFFSSAPRECLPSFLGAPKPGFYPLSGPPSFQPTSSAPVWRRPFGPPASLDRGENLYYEIGGGEGSPYCGPTRSWSPFRSMPPERLNASYGVLGQSPPLHRSPDFLLSYPPPPSCLPPDHLGYSAPQHPARRFPRPEPLYVNLALGPRGPSPASSCSSSPPAHPRSRSDPGPPVPRLPQKQRAPWGPHPPHRLPGPWGPPEPLMLYGAAPPAYGRGSEHLRGSLYRNGGQGGEGAGLPPPYPSPSWSRHSEGQTRSYC, encoded by the exons ATGGTG GCTCGCAGTACTGACAGCCTGGATGGCCCAGGAGAGGGCTCCGTGCAGCCAATGCCCCCCACAGGGGGGCCCAGCGTGAAGGGAAAGCCTGGGAAGAG GCTCTTAGCTCCTCGAGGGCCTTTCCCCCGGCTGGCAGACTGTGCCCATTTCCACTATGAGAATGTTGACTTTGGCCACATTCAG CTCCTGCTATCTCCAGAGCGTGAAGGCCCCAGCCTCTCTGGAGAGAATGAGCTGGTGTTTGGGGTGCAAGTGACCTGTCAG GGCCGCTCCTGGCCGGTCCTCCGCAGTTATGATGACTTCCGTTCCCTGGATGCCCATCTTCACCGGTGCATATTTGACCGGAGGTTTTCTTGCCTCCCAgagcttcccccacccccagagggtGCCAGAGCTGCCCAG ATGCTGGTACCGCTGCTGCTACAGTACCTGGAGACCCTGTCAGGACTGGTGGACAGTAACCTCAACTGTGGGCCTGTGCTCACCTGGATGGAG CTGGACAATCATGGTCGGCGACTACTCCTCAGTGAAGAGGCTTCCCTCAACATCCCTGCAGTGGCTGCCGCCCATGTGGTTAAACGGTACACAGCCCAGGCACCCGATGAGCTGTCCTTTGAG GTGGGAGACATTGTCTCAGTGATCGACATGCCACCCACAGAAGACCGAAGCTGGTGGCGGGGCAAGCGAGGTTTCCAG GTCGGTTTCTTCCCCAGTGAGTGTGTAGAACTGTTCACAGAGCGACCAGGTCCTGGACTAAAGGCAG ATTCTGATGGCCCCCCGTGTGGCCTCCCAGCTCCTCAGGGTATCTCCTCTCTGACCTCAG CTGTGCCCCGACCTCGTGGAAAGCTGGCTGGCCTCCTCCGTACCTTTATGCGCTCCCGCCCTTCTTGGCAGCGGCTTCGGCAGCGGGGAATCCTGCGGCAGAGGGTGTTCGGCTGCGACCTTGGAGAGCACCTCAGCAACTCAGGCCAGGATG TGCCCCAGGTACTGCGCTGCTGCTCTGAGTTTATCGAGGCCCATGGCGTGGTGGATGGAATTTACCGGCTTTCGGGTGTGTCCTCCAATATCCAGAGGCTACG GCATGAGTTTGACAGTGAGAGGCTTCCAGAACTGTCTGGCCCTGCCTTCCTGCAGGACATCCACAGTGTATCCTCCCTCTGCAAGCTCTACTTCCGAGAGCTGCCAAACCCCTTGCTCACCTACCAGCTCTACGGAAAGTTCAGC GAGGCCATGTCAGCGCCTGGGGAGGAGGAGCGCCTAGTGCGGGTCCATGATGTCATCCAGCAGCTGCCCCCGCCTCACTACAG GACCCTGGAGTACCTGCTGAGGCACTTGGCCCGCATGGCAAGACACAGTGCCAACACCAGCATGCATGCCCGCAATCTAGCCATCGTCTGGGCACCCAACCTGCTGCG GTCCATGGAGCTAGAGTCAgtggggctgggtggggcagCGGCCTTCCGGGAGGTTCGGGTGCAGTCAGTGGTGGTGGAATTCCTGCTCACTCACGTGGACGTTCTGTTCAGCGACACCTTTGCCTCTGCTGGCCTCGACCCTGCAG GCCGCTGCCTCCTTCCCAGGCCTAAGTCCCTTGCGGGCAGTGGCCCCTCTACTCGCCTGCTGACGCTGGAGGAAGCTCAGGCTCGCACCCAGGTCCGGCTGGGCACACCTACTGAGCCTACAACCTCCAAGGCCCCTGTTTCACCTGTGGAAAG aaggaaaagggagagaagCGAGAAACAGCGGAAGCTAGGGGGCAGCAGCTGGAAGACCTTCTTTGCACTGGGCCGGGGCCCCAGTGCCTCCCGAAAGAAGCCTCTCCCCTGGTTGGGGGGCAGCCGGGCCCCACCACAACCTTCAG GCAGCCGAACTGACGCGGTCACGCTAAGATCAGCCAAGAGCGAGGAGTCTCTGTCATCACAGGCCAGCGGGGCTG GTCTCCAGAGGCTGCACAGGCTACGGCGACCCCACTCCAGCAGTGATGCCTTCCCTGTGGGCCCAGCACCTGCCGGCTCCTGCGAGAGTCTGTCCTCgacttcctcctcttcctcctcctcttcctcatctgCCTCCTCCTCAGAGTCCTCAGCAGCTGAGCTGGGCGCACCCTCCGGGTCCCCCTCACACCGTACCTCAGCCTGGCTAGATGATGGTGATGAGTTGGACTTTAGCCCACCCCGCTGCCTGGAGGGGCTCCGGGGGCTTGACTTTGATCCCCTTACCTTTTGCTgcagcagccccaccccaggGGACCCCGCACCACCTGCCAGCCCGGCACCCCCAGCTCCTGCTTCTGCCTTCCCACCCAAGGCCACCCCTCAGGCCCTCTCACCTCGTGGGCCAGCCAGTCCTGCCTCATCCATTGTGCTGGACATCTCTGAGCCCCTGGCTGTATCAGTGCCACCTGCCGTGCTAGAGCTACTGGGAGCAGGGGGAACACCTGCCTCGGTCACCCCATCACCGCCTCTGCCGTCAGCCATCAGCCCTGGCCCAGGCCTGCGACCCCATTTTATCCCTCTGTTACTGCGTGGCGCCGAGACCCAGCTGAGTGACACCTGCCAGCGGGAGATCTCCAGCAAGCTGTCACTGCCTGGTCCCCGGGGCCTCCAAGACCGGCATG ATTCTGGTATGGATTCACcactgctgcccccacccctatCCCTCCTGCGGCCTGGGGGggctccacctccaccacccaaGAACCCAGCACGCCTCATGGCCTTGGCCCTGGCTGAGCGGGCTCAGCAAGTGGCCCAGCAACAGGGCCAGCAAGAGCATGGGGGCACTCCACCTGTTCCCCTCTCCCCTTTCCGCCACTCACTATCCCTGGAGGTAGGTGGGGAGCCCCCAGGGACCTCAGGGAGTGGGCCACCCCCACAGTCCCTAGCCCCCCAAGGTGCTTGGACCCCTGGACCCCCGCCCTACCTACCAAGGCATCAAAGTGATGGCAGCCTGGTGAGAAACCAGCGGCCCATGGGGGCTGCAAGGAGGGGACTCAGAACCCCTACCCAGGTTGGCACCCAGCAACTCAGAGTGGCTGGGGGATGCAGGGATGCACCAGGAACGGTAGCCCAGCCCCCATGTTCTGTCCCCTTACAGGGTCCTACCCCCAGCTTCTTCTCTTCAGCCCCCCGGGAGTGTCTACCATCCTTCCTCGGGGCCCCCAAGCCTGGCTTCTACCCCTTGAGTGGCCCCCCATCCTTCCAGCCTACGTCCTCAGCTCCAGTCTGGAGGAGACCCTTTGGTCCCCCTGCATCACTTGACAGGGGAGAGAACCTATACTATGAAATTGGGGGTGGTGAGGGATCTCCGTACTGTGGCCCCACCCGGTCCTGGAGCCCCTTCCGCTCCATGCCCCCTGAGAGGCTCAATGCCTCATATGGAGTGCTTGGCCAATCACCACCACTTCACAGGTCTCCTGACTTCCTGCTCAGTTACCCACCCCCTCCCTCCTGTTTACCCCCTGACCACCTTGGCTATTCAGCCCCCCAGCACCCTGCCCGGCGCTTCCCCCGACCTGAGCCCCTCTATGTCAACCTAGCCCTGGGGCCCCGGGGGCCCTCACCTGCCTCCTCTtgctcctcctctcctcctgccCATCCTCGAAGTCGCTCAGATCCTGGACCCCCAGTCCCCCGCCTTCCCCAGAAACAGCGGGCACCCTGGGGCCCCCACCCTCCTCATAGGCTGCCTGGACCCTGGGGCCCACCTGAGCCTCTTATGCTCTATGGGGCAGCCCCACCAGCCTATGGGAGGGGCAGTGAGCACCTCCGAGGGTCTCTGTACAGGAATGGGGGTcaaggaggggagggggctggtcTCCCACCCCCTTATCCCAGTCCCAGCTGGTCCCGCCACTCTGAGGGCCAGACCCGAAGCTACTGCTAA